A stretch of DNA from Alteromonas gilva:
ACTGCGACCTACCGGTGTCAGTGGCGTCATTTTAGGCCGGGCATTACTGGAAGGTAAATTTACGGTTGAGGAGGCTATCGCATGCTGGCAAAACGGATAATTCCCTGTCTGGATGTACGCGACGGTAAAGTGGTTAAAGGTGTGCAGTTTCGCAACCATGAGATCATTGGTGATATCGTGCCGCTGGCCGAGCAATACGCTAAAGCCGGTGCCGATGAGCTGGTATTTTATGATATTACCGCCAGCTCTGACCAACGCGTCGTGGATAAAAGCTGGGTCAGCCGCATTGCCCAGGTGATTGATATTCCTTTCTGCGTTGCCGGCGGCATTAAATCGGTTGAAGATGCCGGGCGTATTCTTGAAATGGGCGCGGATAAGATTTCGATTAACTCCCCGGCTCTGACCAACCCCGAACTGATTAATGAATTGCACGATGTGTACGGCCAGCAGTGCGTGGTAATTGGTATCGACAGCTTTTATAACCAGGCGAACAATCAGTACGAAGTGTACAAGTTTACTGGTGATGAAAGCCGCACTCAGCAAACCGCCTGGCAAACGCTGGACTGGATAAAAGAAGTCCAGCAACGCGGCGCCGGTGAAATTGTGCTTAACTGCATGAATCAGGATGGCGTGCGTAAGGGCTACGATTTGGCGCAGCTCAAAGCCGTGCGCGAGGTGTGTAACATTCCGCTCATTGCATCCGGCGGTGCCGGTGCTATTGAGCATTTTACAGCGGTA
This window harbors:
- the hisF gene encoding imidazole glycerol phosphate synthase subunit HisF, coding for MLAKRIIPCLDVRDGKVVKGVQFRNHEIIGDIVPLAEQYAKAGADELVFYDITASSDQRVVDKSWVSRIAQVIDIPFCVAGGIKSVEDAGRILEMGADKISINSPALTNPELINELHDVYGQQCVVIGIDSFYNQANNQYEVYKFTGDESRTQQTAWQTLDWIKEVQQRGAGEIVLNCMNQDGVRKGYDLAQLKAVREVCNIPLIASGGAGAIEHFTAVYKETDVDGALAASVFHKGIINIDELKATLVSEGIPMRQRYTPAQ